A stretch of DNA from Cryptomeria japonica chromosome 4, Sugi_1.0, whole genome shotgun sequence:
TCTCTGAAATAGATTGCCACGGTAGAATCCAATATCCACGAAGAACCAACTGGATGCCGTGCCTAGCAACTCTAGCCCGTGCCGCTTCACGAAAGACATGGAAAACAATCCGAACGGCGCCGGCCAACTTTGAGTGCCTAAAACATCCGCCTCATCTTCATGAATGTCCAGATTAAGAACTCTCGACATATCCACTGCTGCTTGCCTGGCGTTTCTGGCATCCAAAGCTGTGTAGCGGGTGGTCTCGGGCATTTTCAACCGCCTGTAATATGTAAAACCTGCGGGAACGGCTCCTATCGTTAAGATTATTCTCCACACCACGTCCTTCTGCCCGAAAGTCGGCTTATCGCCCACTGCTGAATTCATGCTACCCGACACAATTACGGCCACTGCACTACCCGAAAGAATTCCAAGACCCTGCACCCCAAATACCGCAGC
This window harbors:
- the LOC131875281 gene encoding low affinity inorganic phosphate transporter 3-like, which encodes MPHRVLSALDSARTQLFWIGFRIGRDYPLSATIMAEYANTTTRVALIAAVFGVQGLGILSGSAVAVIVSGSMNSAVGDKPTFGQKDVVWRIILTIGAVPAGFTYYRRLKMPETTRYTALDARNARQAAVDMSRVLNLDIHEDEADVLGTQSWPAPFGLFSMSFVKRHGLELLGTASSWFFVDIGFYRGNLFQRDIYHNIKRLRCKYTNPLDDIYRFARAQFSCSPSPFLTKVTGLTNLIDMALWRSIL